One region of Vibrio sp. FE10 genomic DNA includes:
- a CDS encoding YgiW/YdeI family stress tolerance OB fold protein, with protein MKKTVLAIATTIILAPTFAMAGDHNNKSGNSKHESPIAYTGPIETVSVATLLADTSMFSEQDAIVDGKIVRQLKNDTFIFSDGQSEIQIELDDDIHLAQPLTADTKVRIFGEYEGGKTPEIEVDHIQVL; from the coding sequence ATGAAAAAAACTGTATTAGCTATCGCAACCACTATTATTCTTGCTCCTACTTTCGCAATGGCTGGTGACCACAACAACAAGAGCGGCAACAGCAAGCACGAGAGCCCTATTGCTTACACAGGACCGATCGAAACCGTTTCTGTTGCTACACTGCTTGCAGATACAAGCATGTTCTCAGAGCAGGACGCGATTGTAGACGGCAAGATTGTTCGTCAGCTTAAGAATGACACATTTATCTTCTCTGACGGCCAGAGCGAAATTCAAATTGAGCTAGATGACGACATCCACCTAGCACAACCGCTCACTGCTGATACTAAAGTACGTATCTTCGGTGAGTATGAAGGTGGCAAGACACCTGAGATCGAAGTTGACCATATCCAAGTTTTGTAA
- a CDS encoding methyl-accepting chemotaxis protein produces the protein MGVSNISIKNKLTLMFVVVIFAMTMIQTYITGKQLLNETYRSIQQYSTTLTNANVSGIEKWVAGRINVVNAAKDAFKYTDDPTSYFTQSTNAGQFQIAYAGLSDGRFLQGVDLPVPQGYDPRTRDWYKKPMATGQTVVTEPYVDVATNDLVVTIASPFSTNGYSGVIGADLNLTTLIKDVVNIEQPGVYAFLVDGKGNIVAHRDRNLTLKSVSNISSNLSAHKIQSLARDPAFEELMIDGAESLLSAKKVPHTDWYFTVVIDKTKSFASYRSLLRQSAIFGLMQLAVIAFVAMFIIKKALAPLTTLSSAMEALSKGDGDLTQRITVNSKDEIGTLAHHVNAFIAKLQEIVRDIADSSHQLNQQSEVSTNVARQTSEGLSVQLHEISQIATAVHEMSATAEEVANNAQMTADSAIGSTENCEQGKQVIIRNQDSITNLAQQVENASGIIQEVEKNALDINAILATISDIAEQTNLLALNAAIEAARAGEQGRGFAVVADEVRVLSQRTHSSTDEIREMIETLQKNSVSAVESMQRSQDLAQSSVDDANNATTALEEIATSIQQISDMASQISNAASEQRTVTGEVSKNIQLVNDVSDNMSTEADNSRHLSEELRCIAQQLNTQVQLFKY, from the coding sequence ATGGGTGTTAGCAACATTTCAATCAAGAACAAATTAACATTGATGTTTGTTGTCGTTATTTTCGCGATGACAATGATTCAGACATACATAACTGGGAAGCAACTTCTTAACGAAACGTACCGCTCTATCCAGCAGTATTCGACAACCCTTACCAATGCCAATGTTTCTGGTATTGAGAAATGGGTCGCAGGACGGATCAACGTGGTAAACGCAGCCAAAGATGCATTTAAATACACAGACGACCCAACCAGTTACTTCACACAAAGCACCAACGCAGGTCAATTCCAGATCGCTTATGCTGGTCTTTCTGATGGCCGCTTTCTACAAGGTGTTGATTTGCCGGTTCCTCAAGGCTACGACCCTCGCACCCGTGATTGGTACAAAAAACCAATGGCAACGGGGCAAACCGTGGTCACCGAACCTTACGTTGATGTGGCAACGAATGACCTTGTGGTAACCATCGCGAGCCCTTTTAGCACCAACGGTTACTCTGGTGTCATCGGCGCAGACCTTAACCTCACCACCTTGATCAAAGATGTGGTGAACATCGAGCAACCTGGCGTTTATGCATTTCTTGTCGACGGCAAAGGCAATATCGTTGCCCATAGAGACCGCAACCTAACCCTTAAGTCGGTTTCTAACATTTCAAGTAACCTTTCTGCGCATAAGATCCAATCGCTTGCTCGAGACCCAGCATTTGAAGAGCTAATGATTGATGGCGCTGAATCTCTACTCTCGGCAAAAAAAGTCCCACACACCGATTGGTATTTCACGGTCGTTATCGATAAAACCAAATCTTTTGCCTCTTACCGCTCGTTACTGCGTCAATCGGCGATCTTTGGCCTAATGCAACTTGCCGTTATCGCATTTGTTGCGATGTTCATTATCAAGAAAGCACTTGCGCCATTAACGACGTTAAGCTCAGCTATGGAAGCACTGTCTAAAGGTGATGGCGACTTAACACAGCGTATTACCGTGAATAGCAAAGACGAGATCGGCACGCTTGCGCACCACGTCAACGCGTTCATCGCTAAGCTACAAGAGATCGTGCGTGATATTGCAGACTCTTCTCATCAGCTTAATCAGCAATCTGAGGTCAGTACCAATGTTGCGCGTCAGACCAGTGAAGGCTTGTCGGTTCAACTTCACGAGATCTCGCAAATCGCCACGGCGGTACACGAAATGTCGGCAACGGCAGAAGAAGTGGCAAACAATGCACAGATGACGGCAGATTCAGCGATTGGATCGACCGAAAACTGTGAACAAGGCAAGCAAGTGATCATTCGTAACCAAGATTCGATCACTAACCTTGCTCAACAGGTAGAAAACGCTTCAGGGATCATTCAAGAAGTTGAGAAGAATGCACTGGATATCAATGCGATATTGGCAACAATTTCAGATATCGCAGAGCAAACTAACCTACTCGCTCTGAATGCCGCCATTGAAGCTGCACGTGCTGGTGAACAGGGCCGTGGATTTGCGGTTGTCGCAGACGAAGTTCGAGTTCTTTCTCAACGTACTCACAGCTCTACTGACGAGATTCGTGAAATGATTGAAACTCTTCAGAAAAACAGCGTCAGTGCAGTGGAATCAATGCAACGTAGCCAAGACTTGGCACAATCCAGTGTCGACGATGCAAACAACGCCACGACTGCACTAGAAGAGATTGCGACGTCGATTCAACAGATCTCAGATATGGCGTCACAAATTTCAAATGCGGCTTCCGAGCAAAGAACCGTAACCGGTGAAGTAAGTAAGAATATTCAGTTGGTTAATGACGTGTCAGATAACATGTCGACTGAAGCTGACAACTCTCGCCACCTATCTGAAGAGCTGCGCTGTATCGCCCAACAATTGAATACCCAAGTTCAACTGTTCAAATACTAA
- a CDS encoding ABC-F family ATPase produces MISTANITMQFGAEPLFENISAKFGNGNRYGLIGANGCGKSTFMKILSGALTPSSGNVSITPGEKLGVLSQDQFAFEQYSVIDVVIMGDRKLWEVKQERDRIYSLPEMSEDDGMKVAELESEFAEMDGYTAESRAGDILIQAGIEEEFHFGLMQQVAPGWKLRVLLAQALFANPDILLLDEPTNNLDIHTINWLAEELNQRKCTMIIISHDRHFLNSVCTHMADIDYGELRVYPGNYEYFLEASGLIRDQLLANNAKKAAEISELQDFVNRFGANASKAKQASSRAKKMDKITLDEVKSSSRMSPSIDFGEGKKLHRQALELKELGHGFDGETLFAGGNLLLEAGTRLAVIGENGVGKTTLLRCLVQELEQNEGIVKWSENASVGYCPQDSTTDFDNDLSIFDWISQWRTAKHDDLMVRGILGRLLFTADDANKKARNCSGGEKNRLLFGKLMMQDINVLVMDEPTNHMDMEAIQALNDALKVYTGTLIFVSHDREFVSSLANHIIDVKDQQLVSFQGTYEEYLDHQKKMLMVNL; encoded by the coding sequence TTGATATCTACCGCGAACATCACAATGCAATTTGGCGCAGAGCCGCTGTTTGAAAACATCTCTGCTAAATTTGGTAACGGCAACCGCTACGGTTTGATCGGCGCTAATGGTTGCGGCAAATCAACGTTCATGAAAATCCTAAGTGGTGCATTAACGCCAAGCTCGGGTAACGTTTCTATCACTCCGGGAGAAAAACTGGGTGTTTTGAGCCAAGATCAGTTCGCGTTCGAACAGTACAGCGTTATCGACGTTGTGATCATGGGCGACAGAAAGTTGTGGGAAGTAAAACAAGAACGTGACCGCATTTACTCTTTGCCAGAAATGAGTGAAGACGATGGCATGAAAGTCGCTGAGCTTGAAAGCGAATTCGCGGAAATGGATGGCTACACAGCAGAAAGCCGTGCAGGTGACATCCTGATCCAAGCGGGTATTGAAGAAGAGTTTCACTTCGGCCTGATGCAACAAGTTGCTCCGGGTTGGAAACTGCGTGTGCTATTGGCACAGGCACTGTTCGCAAACCCAGATATCCTGCTTCTTGATGAACCAACCAACAACTTGGACATTCACACGATTAACTGGCTTGCTGAAGAGCTAAACCAGCGTAAATGTACAATGATCATCATTTCGCACGATAGACACTTCCTGAACTCTGTATGTACGCATATGGCAGATATCGACTACGGCGAGCTTCGTGTTTACCCAGGTAACTACGAGTACTTCCTAGAAGCGTCTGGTTTGATTCGTGACCAACTTCTAGCGAACAATGCTAAGAAAGCGGCTGAGATCAGCGAACTGCAAGACTTTGTAAACCGTTTTGGTGCGAACGCATCTAAAGCGAAACAAGCAAGTTCTCGTGCTAAGAAAATGGACAAGATCACGCTTGATGAAGTGAAATCTTCGAGCCGTATGAGCCCATCAATTGATTTTGGTGAAGGCAAGAAACTACACCGTCAAGCACTTGAACTTAAAGAACTTGGTCACGGCTTCGATGGCGAAACATTGTTTGCTGGTGGCAACTTGCTGCTTGAAGCGGGTACACGTCTTGCCGTTATCGGTGAGAACGGTGTGGGTAAAACCACGTTGCTACGTTGCCTAGTTCAAGAGCTAGAGCAAAACGAAGGCATCGTTAAATGGTCTGAAAACGCATCTGTAGGTTACTGCCCACAAGACAGCACAACAGACTTCGACAATGATTTGAGCATCTTCGATTGGATCTCACAATGGCGCACAGCGAAGCACGATGACCTTATGGTACGTGGCATTTTGGGCCGTCTATTGTTTACTGCTGATGATGCAAACAAGAAAGCACGTAACTGTTCTGGTGGTGAGAAAAACCGTCTGTTATTCGGCAAGCTAATGATGCAAGACATCAACGTACTTGTTATGGACGAACCAACCAACCACATGGACATGGAAGCAATCCAAGCTCTTAACGATGCGCTTAAGGTTTACACCGGCACGCTTATCTTCGTAAGTCATGACCGTGAGTTTGTTTCTTCACTAGCTAACCACATCATCGATGTGAAAGACCAACAGCTAGTAAGCTTCCAAGGTACTTATGAAGAGTACCTAGACCACCAGAAAAAGATGCTGATGGTTAACTTATAA
- a CDS encoding Solitary outer membrane autotransporter beta-barrel domain — protein MPHSKSFSMANTCWTLVVPVFCLSVPTVASANTISDLVRKEIERNFATSVLLNDTDVFTFGINNFDPNEVFRLDNEEIGSSDSVSRRQNMASLSLPYTFKLPAIIEDNHQEVTLRLSALRTENEVNYSSASVSDLQKETVISGYVEFSNVAQLDEYWSFHSGIGNHISYYRNDYDYRGNVPQPLVDELDGVYLNTDAWAYIIEPKIKLIYEDKNNWGKYKLSTSWHYFNGVGWGEANNGNIGHPEGWYIANEAKIFYDLVRWDKNITSMYSSIKRIDIGGDTVVPMGTTSYYEGSVGWLLNPNLFNDWVDNVGIGFTINYGSSLKGGSLVIFFNQD, from the coding sequence ATGCCACATTCAAAGTCATTTTCTATGGCTAATACATGTTGGACACTGGTTGTCCCTGTATTCTGTTTATCTGTTCCTACCGTTGCTTCTGCAAACACGATATCTGATCTTGTTCGTAAGGAGATAGAGCGAAACTTTGCAACCAGCGTGCTTCTTAATGACACCGACGTATTCACTTTTGGTATCAATAACTTTGACCCAAATGAAGTCTTTCGTTTGGACAATGAAGAGATCGGTTCGAGTGACTCGGTAAGCCGAAGACAAAACATGGCCTCTCTCAGTCTTCCTTACACGTTCAAATTACCCGCCATTATTGAAGATAACCATCAAGAGGTGACGCTGCGTTTGTCTGCGTTGCGCACTGAGAATGAAGTCAATTATTCATCAGCGTCTGTGTCTGACCTCCAAAAAGAGACGGTCATTTCGGGGTATGTTGAGTTTTCGAATGTCGCCCAATTAGATGAATACTGGAGCTTTCATTCCGGTATTGGCAATCACATCTCATATTATCGCAATGACTACGATTATCGAGGTAATGTACCCCAGCCTCTGGTAGATGAACTTGATGGCGTTTATCTCAATACTGACGCTTGGGCTTACATCATCGAGCCTAAGATTAAATTGATCTATGAAGACAAGAATAACTGGGGTAAATACAAACTCAGTACCAGTTGGCATTATTTTAATGGTGTCGGTTGGGGAGAAGCCAATAACGGTAACATCGGCCACCCAGAAGGTTGGTATATCGCCAATGAAGCGAAGATCTTTTATGACTTAGTACGTTGGGATAAGAACATCACTTCCATGTACTCGAGCATCAAGAGAATTGATATTGGTGGAGATACTGTCGTGCCTATGGGTACAACATCATATTATGAGGGCAGCGTAGGCTGGTTGCTTAATCCAAACCTATTTAACGATTGGGTCGATAATGTTGGGATTGGGTTTACGATCAATTACGGTAGTAGCTTGAAAGGCGGGAGCTTGGTGATCTTCTTCAACCAAGACTAA
- the modC gene encoding molybdenum ABC transporter ATP-binding protein ModC, protein MSALILQYQQQLGETFFDIDLELPSSGITAIFGRSGAGKTSLINAISGLKQPDKGLISVSGTTLFDSDKGINLPTHKRNVGYVFQESRLFPHMKVSGNLKYGIKDFDKTHFDQIVSLLSLGLLLDRYPARLSGGEKQRVAIGRALLSKPSILLMDEPLASLDLPRKREVMPFLENLSETVQIPIIYVTHSLNEILRLANHLVIIEQGKVISSGVTEEVWASRAMQPWQSFSEQSSLFEGTLAEHNDDYALSRLKLGKSTSLWVQKVSSDIGAAVRLQVRANDVSITLEQPQGTSIRNILPVTIKSVETHQQGSNKQSVAVELELEPGCYLWATITLWALDELNLEIGQRVYAQIKGVSVAQRDIAVTH, encoded by the coding sequence ATGAGTGCTTTGATCCTCCAATATCAGCAACAGTTGGGTGAAACCTTCTTTGATATCGACTTGGAACTGCCAAGTAGTGGCATTACTGCGATCTTTGGTCGTTCTGGCGCGGGTAAAACATCACTTATCAATGCAATTAGTGGCCTTAAACAGCCAGATAAGGGCTTGATCAGCGTGTCGGGAACCACCTTGTTCGACAGTGATAAGGGCATTAACTTGCCGACTCACAAACGTAATGTCGGCTATGTATTTCAAGAGTCGCGATTGTTTCCGCACATGAAGGTGTCAGGCAATCTTAAATATGGCATCAAAGACTTCGATAAAACGCATTTCGATCAGATTGTCTCCTTGTTATCTCTCGGTTTATTACTAGACCGTTACCCAGCACGTTTGTCGGGTGGTGAGAAGCAACGCGTGGCGATTGGACGTGCTTTGCTGTCTAAGCCGAGCATTTTGTTGATGGATGAGCCTTTAGCGTCTCTCGACTTGCCTCGTAAGCGTGAAGTGATGCCGTTTTTGGAGAACTTATCTGAAACCGTACAAATTCCGATCATTTACGTGACGCACAGCCTTAACGAGATTCTACGTTTGGCCAATCATCTTGTGATCATTGAGCAAGGCAAAGTCATTTCGTCGGGTGTGACTGAGGAAGTATGGGCTTCACGAGCGATGCAGCCATGGCAATCATTCTCAGAACAAAGCTCATTGTTTGAGGGAACGTTGGCTGAGCACAATGATGATTACGCATTATCTCGTTTGAAGCTTGGCAAATCGACATCCTTGTGGGTTCAGAAGGTGTCGAGCGACATTGGGGCTGCAGTAAGGTTACAAGTTAGGGCAAATGATGTCTCTATCACGCTAGAGCAGCCGCAAGGCACTTCGATACGTAATATCCTTCCTGTGACCATTAAAAGCGTAGAGACACACCAGCAAGGCTCAAACAAGCAGAGTGTTGCGGTAGAGCTGGAGCTAGAACCTGGTTGTTACTTGTGGGCGACCATAACTTTGTGGGCGTTGGACGAACTTAATCTAGAAATTGGCCAACGTGTTTATGCGCAGATCAAAGGTGTGAGTGTTGCTCAACGAGACATCGCGGTGACACATTAG
- a CDS encoding DUF3069 domain-containing protein: MSDATNNEVQEIDLTTISPELRQVIEFDEVPKEMHNMVTSIHEVSEEAVRETWSSLPASAQNVLDNFEQFHALISVSQAFAGVNMMEEFPTLKLPEGMSDEEKEEYRAQLLDQILHNCVKDMAKQIKKARRDAILKRDFKEVFIR, encoded by the coding sequence ATGTCAGACGCTACAAACAACGAAGTACAAGAAATCGATTTAACCACTATCTCACCAGAGCTTCGCCAAGTTATCGAATTTGATGAAGTGCCTAAAGAGATGCACAACATGGTTACTTCTATTCATGAGGTGTCTGAAGAAGCAGTGCGTGAAACTTGGAGCAGCCTTCCAGCAAGCGCACAAAATGTTTTGGACAACTTTGAGCAATTCCACGCTCTAATCTCTGTTAGCCAAGCTTTTGCTGGCGTAAACATGATGGAAGAGTTCCCTACTCTTAAACTTCCAGAAGGCATGTCTGATGAAGAAAAAGAAGAGTACCGAGCTCAACTGCTTGACCAAATTTTACATAACTGTGTAAAAGACATGGCTAAGCAAATCAAGAAAGCACGCCGTGATGCTATCTTGAAGCGTGATTTTAAAGAAGTTTTCATCCGATAA
- a CDS encoding GGDEF domain-containing response regulator → MRILLVDDVQLDRMQLAIRLKQLGHIVEAVGSGKEALNIYSDFDPELVLLDISMPDMDGFEVANEVRRQFPEWVPIIFLSGHEEPEMIAKAIDAGGDDYLIKPVNKVVLNSKLIAMQRIAHMRRELKQSTAKLEELNILLQQQANEDGLTKLYNRRYMDTKLEESIAWHGRRNIPMTVILLDVDFFKPYNDNYGHIQGDKCLQGLASTLKQLFVRAGEFVGRYGGEEFVLVLSDTDSAAAKLHATRIKEALHDMNYAHDHSSVSDRVTASQGVLSFVPEGGESIASIYEKVDQALYQAKQSGRNTFILRNILELAG, encoded by the coding sequence ATGCGCATATTGCTGGTTGATGATGTTCAACTAGACAGGATGCAACTTGCTATTCGACTTAAGCAATTGGGACATATTGTGGAAGCGGTAGGTAGCGGTAAAGAAGCTCTAAACATCTATTCTGATTTTGATCCTGAACTCGTATTACTTGATATCAGCATGCCAGACATGGATGGTTTTGAGGTCGCGAATGAGGTTCGTAGACAATTCCCCGAATGGGTTCCCATCATATTTCTGAGTGGCCATGAAGAACCTGAAATGATCGCGAAAGCGATTGATGCAGGTGGTGATGATTACCTAATCAAACCAGTTAACAAAGTGGTGCTGAATTCAAAACTGATCGCGATGCAGCGTATTGCTCATATGAGGCGAGAGTTAAAACAAAGCACCGCCAAACTTGAAGAACTGAACATACTCCTGCAACAGCAAGCCAATGAAGATGGCTTAACAAAATTGTATAACCGTCGATATATGGATACTAAGCTTGAAGAGAGCATTGCGTGGCACGGACGACGTAATATACCCATGACTGTGATACTTCTAGATGTAGACTTTTTTAAGCCTTACAACGATAATTACGGACATATTCAAGGGGATAAGTGCTTACAAGGGCTTGCCAGTACCTTGAAGCAGCTGTTTGTTCGAGCTGGAGAGTTTGTTGGCCGTTATGGCGGTGAAGAGTTTGTTTTGGTCTTAAGTGACACGGACAGCGCTGCGGCTAAGTTACATGCGACTCGAATAAAAGAAGCATTGCATGACATGAACTATGCCCACGACCACTCAAGCGTATCTGATAGAGTGACAGCGTCACAAGGCGTGCTATCATTCGTGCCTGAAGGCGGTGAGTCGATCGCTTCTATTTATGAAAAGGTCGACCAAGCGCTTTACCAAGCAAAACAAAGCGGCAGAAATACCTTCATACTGCGCAATATTTTGGAGCTTGCAGGCTAG
- a CDS encoding cobyric acid synthase translates to MRAPLSALMVQGTTSDAGKSVLVAGLCRVLARKGIKVAPFKPQNMALNSAVTKDGGEIGRAQAVQAQACNIEPSVHMNPVLLKPNSDTGAQVILQGRAISNMEATGYHDYKKVAMNTVIDSFDRLSAEYESVMIEGAGSPAEINLRENDIANMGFAEKADIPVIIVADIDRGGVFAHLYGTLALLSESEQARVKGFVINRFRGDIALLQSGLDWLEEKTGKPVIGVLPYLHGFNLEAEDAITSAQESDGEAKLKVVVPVLTRISNHTDFDALRLNPSIDLRYVGKGERVNNADLIILPGTKSVRADLDYLKEQGWDKDIQRHLRLGGKVMGICGGYQMLGKIIHDPDGVESEPGSSEGLGYLDTETTLTQQKTLTNVRGTMTLDGKSAQVKGYEIHVGRTDVNETALPVQLESGSLDGAVNQENSIFGTYLHGVFDNSDALSLICEWAGANDVTAIDHEQLKELGINRIADAIEEHLNLDLLWPGLKA, encoded by the coding sequence ATGCGAGCACCATTAAGCGCCCTTATGGTTCAAGGGACAACGTCAGATGCCGGGAAAAGTGTTTTGGTGGCAGGTTTATGCCGTGTATTGGCCAGAAAAGGCATCAAAGTGGCACCCTTTAAGCCACAAAACATGGCTTTAAACAGTGCAGTGACAAAAGATGGTGGCGAAATTGGTCGCGCGCAAGCGGTTCAGGCACAAGCTTGTAATATCGAACCTTCCGTTCACATGAACCCTGTATTGTTGAAACCGAACTCAGACACGGGCGCTCAAGTCATCCTTCAAGGCCGAGCGATCAGTAATATGGAAGCGACCGGCTACCACGATTATAAAAAAGTCGCGATGAATACGGTGATCGATTCATTCGACCGACTTTCTGCTGAATACGAAAGTGTCATGATCGAAGGCGCGGGCAGTCCCGCTGAAATCAACTTACGTGAAAATGACATCGCTAACATGGGATTTGCTGAGAAAGCGGACATCCCTGTGATTATCGTGGCGGATATCGACCGTGGCGGCGTGTTTGCGCACCTCTACGGCACATTGGCACTATTATCTGAATCTGAACAAGCTCGCGTAAAAGGTTTTGTGATTAATCGCTTTAGAGGCGATATTGCGCTGCTTCAATCTGGCCTTGATTGGCTAGAAGAGAAAACCGGCAAGCCAGTGATTGGTGTCTTGCCATACCTGCATGGTTTTAACCTTGAAGCGGAAGATGCCATCACTTCAGCCCAAGAGTCTGACGGAGAAGCTAAACTTAAAGTCGTGGTGCCTGTTCTAACCCGAATCAGCAACCACACAGACTTTGATGCGCTAAGGCTCAATCCATCCATTGATTTACGTTATGTAGGCAAAGGCGAGCGTGTAAACAACGCGGATTTGATTATCTTGCCGGGTACAAAATCAGTAAGAGCCGATCTGGATTACTTAAAAGAGCAAGGCTGGGACAAAGATATTCAGCGTCACTTACGTTTAGGCGGCAAGGTGATGGGTATTTGTGGCGGTTACCAGATGCTAGGAAAAATCATCCACGATCCGGATGGAGTTGAGAGTGAACCCGGCAGCAGTGAAGGGTTAGGGTATCTCGATACTGAAACGACCTTAACGCAACAGAAAACCTTAACTAACGTGCGCGGTACCATGACGCTGGATGGAAAATCAGCACAAGTAAAAGGTTATGAAATTCACGTAGGTAGGACTGATGTCAATGAAACGGCCTTACCGGTTCAGTTAGAATCAGGCAGCCTTGATGGTGCTGTGAATCAAGAAAACTCGATTTTTGGTACTTACCTGCATGGCGTATTCGATAACAGTGATGCGTTATCGCTTATTTGCGAATGGGCAGGAGCCAATGATGTAACCGCGATTGACCACGAACAACTGAAAGAGTTGGGTATTAACCGAATCGCCGATGCCATCGAAGAGCACTTAAATCTTGATCTGCTTTGGCCTGGGCTTAAAGCCTAG
- the modA gene encoding molybdate ABC transporter substrate-binding protein: MKKLVTLVTLALTTSLSSTHLLAAEKLRVYAASSMTNAVNLLMEEFEKEHSVDIVPVYASTSSLVRQIERGAPADIFISANEKWMTHLVDRKYVSSDNVTNLCENELVLISPKETSVSLELSKGDQWSKLLTNERLAVGNTMSVPAGIYAKEALEALGVWDNVSSRLAPSNNVRMALALVERSEAKLGIVYKTDALLSKEVDVVATFPSNLHTPIRYPVAKLNDKLTTNDFYTFLNDEKAKDILNSFGFEAH; the protein is encoded by the coding sequence ATGAAAAAGCTAGTCACCCTTGTAACCTTGGCGTTAACGACTTCGTTGAGTTCGACTCATCTTTTGGCGGCAGAAAAGCTACGAGTTTATGCCGCTTCGTCTATGACTAACGCGGTTAATTTGTTGATGGAAGAATTTGAGAAAGAACATTCGGTCGATATTGTTCCCGTTTATGCCAGCACATCGTCATTGGTAAGACAGATTGAAAGAGGGGCGCCTGCGGACATTTTTATTTCAGCAAATGAAAAGTGGATGACGCATTTAGTCGACCGAAAATATGTTTCTAGTGACAATGTCACAAACTTGTGTGAAAACGAACTTGTGTTGATTTCCCCGAAAGAGACGTCGGTATCACTGGAACTCTCAAAGGGAGACCAATGGTCTAAACTGTTGACTAATGAACGACTTGCCGTCGGTAATACGATGTCGGTGCCTGCCGGTATCTACGCTAAGGAAGCGTTAGAAGCTCTGGGTGTTTGGGATAATGTGAGCTCTCGATTGGCACCAAGTAACAATGTTCGTATGGCATTGGCCTTGGTGGAACGCAGTGAAGCGAAGCTCGGTATTGTCTACAAAACCGACGCGTTATTATCGAAAGAAGTCGATGTTGTCGCAACGTTTCCTTCAAATCTCCACACACCAATACGTTACCCTGTAGCTAAATTGAACGACAAATTAACCACGAATGACTTCTATACTTTTCTAAACGATGAAAAGGCGAAGGACATTCTGAACAGTTTTGGTTTTGAAGCGCATTAA
- the modB gene encoding molybdate ABC transporter permease subunit, whose product MMFLSEYEYQALILSLKVAGFAILWLIPIGIGLAWLLAKKQFVGKSIVESIVHLPLVLPPVVIGYLLLVMMGRQGVIGSWLNDVFGIVFSFSWKGAALACVVVALPLMVRSIRLSLETVDSKLEEAAATLGASPIRVFFTITLPLMIPGIITGTMLSFARSLGEFGATISFVSNIPGETQTIPLAMYTFIETPGAEMEAARLCIISIVIALGSLMLSEWLNKKSAQRLGGNA is encoded by the coding sequence ATGATGTTTTTATCTGAGTACGAATACCAAGCCTTAATTCTGAGCTTAAAAGTCGCTGGGTTCGCCATCTTATGGCTTATTCCCATCGGCATAGGCTTAGCGTGGCTACTTGCAAAGAAACAGTTTGTTGGCAAAAGCATAGTCGAGAGCATTGTGCACCTGCCTTTGGTGCTTCCTCCTGTGGTCATCGGTTATTTGCTGCTGGTGATGATGGGTAGACAAGGCGTTATTGGCTCATGGCTTAATGACGTGTTTGGTATCGTATTCAGCTTTAGCTGGAAGGGCGCGGCTCTCGCGTGTGTTGTTGTCGCGTTGCCACTAATGGTTCGCTCTATTCGACTGAGCTTAGAAACTGTTGATAGTAAACTTGAAGAGGCGGCAGCCACATTGGGCGCTTCGCCGATTCGTGTGTTTTTCACTATCACACTGCCTCTTATGATCCCCGGGATCATTACCGGCACTATGCTTTCTTTCGCAAGAAGCTTGGGTGAGTTTGGCGCGACGATCAGTTTCGTTTCAAATATTCCCGGTGAAACTCAGACTATCCCACTGGCCATGTATACCTTTATTGAAACCCCGGGCGCTGAAATGGAAGCGGCACGTTTGTGTATTATTTCTATCGTGATAGCGCTTGGCTCATTGATGCTATCTGAATGGCTCAATAAGAAGTCTGCACAACGACTAGGAGGCAATGCATGA